A segment of the Desulfofundulus kuznetsovii DSM 6115 genome:
CCGTGCATTTTGCCATCATCATGACCGTTAATATATGTATAGGTATGGCCACGCCGCCGGTAGGCGTCAACCTGTTTGTAGCTGCGCCTGTTGCCGGTACTACCATGAGCCGGATAACCAGGGCCGTATTGCCTTTTGTATTGGCTGAACTGGTGGCACTGGCGATTATTACTTTTGTACCGCCGCTGACCCTTTTCATTCCCAATTTAATTAAATGACCTGCTACTTAAACACAAAGACGGATTGACCAGGGGGGTACTATACAGGTGGATTATTACCAAAAAGGCATTGAACTTGTTAAGAAAAACAGGGGAAAGTTTGAAGTGGTAAGTAAAGTAACAGTTAAGGACTTAGAGGACCTCAGTGTAGCCTATACACCCGGGGTTGCCGGTCCAACCCTGAAAGTTAAAGAAAATCCCCAATTAGCTTACTCATATACTATAAAAGGTAGCTTTGTCCCGGTGGTTACCGACGGTTCGGCAGTGCTCGGGCTAGGGAACATAGGTCCTGAGGCGGCCATGGTGGTAATGGAAGGGAAAGCCATTTTGCTAAAAGCTTTTGCGGAAATTGATGCTATTCCGTTATGCTTGGGTACCTTGGATGTAGATGAAATTGTGAGGACTATAAAGATATTGGAACCCACCTTCGGGGGAATATTTTTAGAGGATATCTCTGCTCCAAGGTGTTTTGAAGTGGAGGAAAGGCTTAGGCAAGAATTATCTATTCCCGTTTTTCATGATGACCAGCACGGTACTGCTATTGCTACGGCGGCCGCTCTTTGGAACGCATTGAAGGTAGTAAAAAAGAGTATTAATGAGATACGGGTAGTTATTAATGGGGCCGGGGCATCTGGCTACGAAACTGCCAGGCTGTTAATGACCATGGGGGTCAGGTACATGGTGGTTTGCGATACATCGGGTGCCATTTATTTGGGCCGTCCCGGTGGCATGAATAAGTACAAAAGACGGCTGGCTCAAGCTACCAACCCTTGGAAAATAAAAACTCTGGAAGAGGCCATGGTCGGTGCCGACGTTTTTATTGGTTTATCAGGGCCTGGCGTTTTAAATGAGAAAATGGTTAGGTCAATGAGTAAGGATCCCATAATTTTTGCAATGTCGAACCCAATTCCAGAGATCTTTCCTGATGAGGCAAAGGAATATGGTGCAAAAGTTGTGGGAACTGGTAGGTCAGATTTTAAAAATCAGGTTAATAACCTGTTGGCTTTTCCGGGGGTAATGAGAGGTGCTTTAGATGTTAGAGCAAAAACTATAAACGATGAAATGAAGATTGCCGCCGCTAAAGCCATTGCTGGTTATGTAAGGGACAGCGAGCTAGATCCTGATCACGTAACTCCCTGTGCTCTGGAAAAAGAGTTGGCTTTTGTAGTTGCACGAGCGGTAGCCAAGGCTGCCAGAGACAGTGGAGTTGCGAGAGCTATCTAGCATTTTACGGTGGAGGAGTGGCCAGCCGGGGAGGAATAACTTAACTGGATGCTTTGCAAAATCAGCGTGATCCGCTGGGGCAGGATAAAATAATAGGAAAATCGCCGGGGCTTTCAGGCATGACCGCCCCGGCGTTTTGTTATGCCCGGAGGTTGCGTAAAAAAAACCCCCGTTGAAAACCGGGGTTTCTTAGCTGGCCCTCAGTTCGGTAAGGCCAGGGCCATGACGGGCAGTTAGCTCACGGGTATGCCGGGCCACCTGTTCAGGGTCTAATTTTAACCGGGCCACTCCTGTTTGCATAGCCGCTTCTGCCACGGCTGCGGCCACCGCCGGCGCCACCCGGGGATCAAAAGGCCTGGGAATAATGTAACCGGGCCCCAGTTCCCCCGGAGTTACCAGGCCGGCGATGGCCCGGGCGGCGGCCACCTTCATGGCCTCGTTAATGTCGGTTGCCCGCACGTCCAGGGCACCGCGGAAGATGCCCGGAAAGGCCAGCACATTATTGATCTGGTTGGGGAAATCGGAACGCCCGGTAGCTACCACTGCCGCTCCGGCCTCCAGGGCTGTATCGGGCATGATTTCCGGTACGGGATTGGCGAGGGCGAAGACGACAGCACCGGGAGCCATGCTGCGTACCATGTCCTGTGTCACCAGACCGGGTCTTGACAGGCCGATGAAGACGTCTGCGCCGCTTAAGGCATCAGCCAGCCGGCCCTTAATTCCCCGCGGGTTGGTGCGGGAGGCCACTTCTTCCTTATACTTGTTGAGTCCGGTACGTCCGCGGTAGACCACACCCTTGCTATCGCAGAGCACGATATCCCGTACGCCCAGGTAGTGCAACAGGTTGGCCACGGCTATACCCGCTGCGCCACACCCGTTTATAACCACCCGCACTTCGCTCATCTCTTTGCCCACCACTTTTAAGGCATTAAATAAGCCGGCAGCCGTGACCACCGCAGTGCCGTGCTGATCATCATGGAAAACGGGAATGCTCACTTCCTTCTTCAACCGGCGCTCAATTTCAAAACAGGCCGGTGCCGCAATATCTTCCAGGTTAATGCCGCCAAAGGTCGGTTCCAGCATTTTAACCGTCTCGACAATTTTATCGATATCTTTGCTGCCCACGCAAATGGGAAAAGCATCGACACCCGCCAGTTGCTTGAAGAGCAGGGCTTTACCTTCCATTACCGGCAGTGCCGCTTCCGGGCCAATGTCTCCCAACCCCAGTACGGCAGTACCGTCGGAAACGATGGCCACCAGGTTACCTTTAGCGGTATATTCGTAAACCAGATCCTTTTGGGCGTGAATTTGGCGGCACGGTTCAGCCACTCCCGGCGTGTAGGCCAGTGAGAGATCGTGTTCGTTATCGATGGAAACTTTTCTGCCCACTTCTATTTTTCCGTGGAATTTCCGGTGCATTTCAATTGCTTCTTCATTTAGTGTCATGGTAAACACCTCGGAAAGCCAATGTATTATGAATCCTGTATACAGTATAACAAGAAGTGGATTACCTGTCAATCCAATAAATGTCTTGGCAGGCCGGTAACACCAAAGAGTCCCTCCCTACATAAAATGGCAGCAGAACCATATTTATACGGGGAGGGTAGAATATGTCCGAAGCCCAGTTGCAGTCGTATTACGGCCCCACGACTGGTATGCCCTTGCCTCTGGTTGAGCGCCTGCGCCAGCTTCAGGGGCAGCAGGTGACCATTTATGTAATGCATATCATGAGGCACCAGGTAGGGACCCTGGAGCTTACGGGTATGCTCCATGCCGTGGGTATTGATTACGTTGAGTTGCACATTGCGGGTACGCGAAATCCCATACGCTATGCCTTCATTCCCATCGTGGCCATTGGGGCTGTTGTTGCCGGTGGACCCCTGGCATTTTCACCCGGCCCTGGAGTTTACCCGCCCTACGGAGGGCTGTAAAAACAAATCCTGGCAAAGCTCCGGAAAAAGCCGGGGCTTTTTTATTGCCCGGTAAAAACCTTGCAGTTGCGGGGAAGGGCCGTTGTGGATACAATGGTCGTGGAAAGGAGAGAAAAAAATCATGTGGCTTGTAGTGGGATTGGGTAACCCCGGTCCGGAGTATGCCAGGACCCGCCATAACGTGGGCTTTATGGTTGTGGATAGACTGGCCCGGGATTTGGACATTAAAATCGACCGGGTGTTTTTGCGTGCCCTGGTCGGCCAGGGACAGGTGGCCGGCCAGAGATTGGTTTTGGCCAAGCCCTTAACCTATATGAACAGAAGCGGTGAAGCGGTGGCCGCCCTGTTAAACTGGTACAAGCTTACGCCGTCCCAACTGCTGGTTGTTTCCGACGACCTGGATTTACCCACCGGCCGCCTGCGCCTGCGCAAGTCCGGGGGGGACGGAGGGCATAGGGGGTTGCGGTCCATCATTGAGCTGGTGGGGAGCCGGGAATTTGCCCGTTTGCGTGTGGGCATAGGGCGTCCTTCCGGGCCGGATTGTGAGGTGGTGGATTGGGTTTTGAGCCGGTTTACAGAGGAAGAAGGACCGCTGATGGAGAAAGCAGTGGCCGATGCTTCCAAAGCCGTTCAGGTGGCCCTTACCCGGGGCCTGGATGCGGCCATGAATCTCTTTAATGCCGGCCGGGTATAGAGGCCGGCTTTTTTGGTTCATACTAGGATAAAGATGAATCAGTTAGCTTTTATCCCGGCCGGAGTGCTGGCGGCCGCCGTTTCCTGGCTGGTTAACGGCCTTATTTTCAGCCGTACGGGTACCTTTGCCGTGGTTTATGTGGCTCCCGGGGTTGAAGAGGCGGCCAAAACAAGTTTTGCCCTTTTTTGGGGAACATCCATTCCCCCGGCCCATTTCATCTTTGGTTTGGTGGAGGGGTTGTGGGAGGCCGCCCGGGGCGGGCGGGGTTGGGCGGCGGGGCTGGCGAGCCTGGCATCCCATGCTGCTTTCGGGCTGGCCGCCGGTTGGCTTTACCGGCTCACAGCCAGTACCCTTTTGGCCGTGACCGGATCCTATTTGCTGCACATGGGTTGGAACAAACTGGTGGTAAATCTTTCTAGGAAACCGTAAAGATGCTAGTGTTGTAATATTGAAAACCGCTTTGAGGATGCGGCGCTGTCGGTGCGGAGCACTGGAGTGAGTGAGGATACGCCGCATCCAGCAACGGTTCACCGACCGCAAAGCCCCTATAAGCGCATGAGCGCTGCCTGTTTCGAGAAAGGATGCATCTATAGATGAAAATAATCCATATTTGTGAGTGCTGCGATCAGGTGGTCAGGGAGGAAAGGATCAATAGCGACGGTGCCGGCGGGCCGGTTTCTGCCGCCTTGACTGGGGAGGATTCCGGGGATATAATGAATGTGATCTTTCAGTATTGTCTTTGCGATGACTGCCGGGAGATGTTATACGGTCCTCCCGGACCCCTTTTTTACCAGGGCCCGCTCTGGTTACACTGATGTAAACGTAGCTTGCGGTGCGTACAGGGCTTTAGCTGCGCTAAAGCTCTTTTTATGATGCCCATTTTTGAAAGAGGTTCATCTTAAAAATGCGTGCACTGCTGGAACCATTGCAAAAAAGTTCAGAATTTAAAACCCTGCTTGCCGCCGTGTCCCGGCAAGCCGGCCAGCATCTGGTTTTCGGCCTTTCCGGAGCCCAGCGCAGTGTGGTTGCTGCGGGCCTCATTGACGCCCTGGGCGGTCCGGTTTTAATCATTACCCCGGGGGATAGTGAAGCCTCCGTACTGGCCGATGATCTTACCTCCCTGTTGCCCGGGATTCCCGTTTACCTTTTTCCCGTATGGGAGTTGCTGCCCTACCAGGTCCTGGCCCACGGCAAAGAGGTGCTTGCCCAGCGGTTGAAGGCGCTGGTGGCCCTCTCCCGGGACGAACCCTGTGTGGTGGTGGCGCCGCTGGAGGCTGTCTTGCGCCGACTTTCCCCTCCGGAGGTCTTTCGCCGCGCCGTCATCGACCTTGCCGTGGGTCAAAGGGTGGATCTGGAGGGACTGGTCCGGCGGCTGGTGGACGTGGGTTACGAGCGGGTGGAAATGGTGGAAGGCCCGGGTCAACTGGCCTTAAGGGGCGGTATTCTTGATGTTTACCCCCTGACCTTTGAGCACCCCGTACGGCTGGAATTCTTTGACGACGAAGTGGATTCCATCCGTTTTTTTGATGCCGACTCCCAGCGTTCCATTGACCGGACCGGTGCAGTTTCCATTCCTCCCGCCCGGGAACTGGTGGTTACGGAAGAGAGTCGCGCCCGGGCGCTGGATGTCCTGGAAACGGAGTATCGCCTGCAGCTCAAGAAAGTTACCGAAAGTTCCACCCTGGAAGTGCGCCGCCGGCTGGAGGAACTGGGGGAAACCGCCAGGGAGCAAATTGCCTCCGGAGGTTACTACCCGGGGTTGGATCAGTTTTTGCCCTATTTCTACCGCCATCCCTACACGCTGCTGGATTATATGCCCTTCGCCAATTTGACGGTGGTGGACGACCTTATCCGCATCCGGGAGCTGGCGGAGAGCATCTTCAAGGAGCGGTCGGAAACCTATAGCGAGCTGTTATCCGCCGGCCGCATTTTGCCCGGTCAGATCCATGGCTATGTACAGTGGCAGCAAATCGAGCAGCAGCTGCACAGGCGCAAAACGGTTTATTTTTCCCTCTTAACCCGCCAGCCCCAGCATTTGATGGCCCTTGATGTGGTTACTTTTTCCACCAGGGGTATGCATTCCTTTCTGGGTCGCCTGGATGTGCTGGCCGATGAGGTGCGCCACTGGCGCAAATCCGGCTATGCCGTGGTCATGCTGCTCTCCACCGAGGAGCGGGCCCGGCACCTGGCGGAAGAGCTGCGCAATGCCGGGTTGGACGCCTACGTGACCGGTTCCCTGGACCGGCCCGTGACGCCCGGCAACATTGCCCTTGCCGCCGGTCGCCTGTCCGGGGGATTTGAACTGGTTTCGGGGCGGCTGGTGGTCATCACCGAGGCGGATATCTACGGCCAGAGGTGGAAAAGGACCCAGCGGGTGCGTGCCCGGACCGCCGGCCGCCCGGAACCCCTTACGGATTTAAAAGTGGGCGACTACGTGGTGCACGTAAACCACGGTATCGGGCGCTACATGGGTATTGTGTCCCTCAATATTGGCGGGGTACAGAAGGACTACCTGCTGATCAAGTACGCGGGCGAAGATAAGCTGTACGTGCCCACCGACCAGGTGGGGCTGATCCAGAAATATCTGGGGGCGGAGGCGGAAACCCCCCGGCTTTCCCGCCTGGGGGGAGCGGAATGGTCCCGGGTCAAGGGGCGGGTAAAAGAAGCGGTGCGGGAGATGGCCCAGGAGTTGCTGGCCCTCTACGCCGCCCGCCAGGCCCTGCCCGGCCATGCCTTCAGCCCCGATACGCCCTGGCAGCAGGAATTTGAAGCGACCTTTCCCTACCAGGAAACTCCCGACCAGCTCCGGGCCATCCAGGAAGTCAAAGCGGATATGGAACGCCCCCGTCCCATGGACCGCCTGCTCTGCGGGGACGTTGGCTACGGCAAAACCGAGGTGGCTCTGCGGGCGGCCTTCAAAGCGGTCATGGACGGAAAGCAGGTGGCCGTACTGGTGCCCACCACCATCCTGGCCCAGCAGCATTACAACACCTTCCGGGAGCGTTTTGCCGGCTTTCCGGTGACCATCGAGGTCTTAAGCCGCTTCCGCACGCCGAAGGAGCAGCGCCAGGTGCTGGCGGGCCTGGCCTCGGGCCAGGTGGACATTGTCATCGGCACCCACCGCCTGGTGCAGGACGATGTGGTGTTCAAGGACCTGGGCCTTCTGGTGGTGGACGAGGAGCAGCGTTTCGGGGTGGCCCACAAGGAAAAGCTGAAGCGGCTGAAGCAGGATGTGGATGTGCTCACCCTGACCGCCACCCCCATCCCCCGCACACTGCACATGTCGCTGGTGGGTGTGCGGGACACAAGCCTTCTGGAAACCCCTCCGGAAAACCGCTTCCCGGTGCAGACCTACGTCCTGGAAGAGGACCCGGTGCTCATCAGGGAGGCCATCCGGCGCGAGATGGGCCGGGGTGGCCAGGTTTATTTCGTACACAACCGCGTGATGGATCTGGACCAGGTGGCCGCCTGGCTGCAGGGCCTTGTACCGGAGGCCCGCATTGCGGTGGCCCACGGACAGATGAAGGAAGAAGAACTGGAACAAATCATGCTCGATTTCATGGACGGTGCTTATGACGTACTGGTCTGCACCACCATTATTGAAAGCGGCCTGGACATTCCAAATGTCAATACATTGATTGTTAAGGATGCCAATAATTTCGGCCTGGCCCAGCTTTACCAGCTGCGGGGCAGGGTGGGCCGCTCCAACCGCCTGGCTTATGCCTACTTTACCTTCCGCCGGGACCGGGTTTTAAACGAAATGGCGGAAAAAAGGCTGGCGGCCATCCGGGAGTTTACCGAGTTTGGCTCCGGGTACAAGATTGCCATGCGGGACCTGGAAATACGGGGCGCGGGCAATTTGCTGGGCGCCGAGCAGCACGGCCATATTGCCGCGGTGGGTTTTGACCTCTACTGCCGTTTGCTGGAGGAAGCGGTGCGGGAGGCCAGGGGAGAGGCGCCGGAAAAGGTGGTGGAAACCTCCATCGAACTGCCGGTGGAAGCCTATATACCCGATACCTATGTCCGGGACGCCGACCAGAAGGTGGATCTCTACCGCCGCCTGGCTGTGGTGCGCCGGGAAGAGCAGGTGTCCGAGCTGGAGGATGAACTGGTGGACCGCTTCGGGGATCCCCCGCAGCCGGTATGCACTTTGCTTACCGTGGCCCGCTTGAGGGCCCTGGCCAGCTCCCTGGGGATTAAATCCATTACAGCCCAGCCGGGGAGTTTCCGCCTGGTGTTTGCCCCGGAGCACAACCTCCGGGGCGAGGCGCTGGTGGAGATAAGCAAGCAGTACACCAACCGGGTAAAATTCAGCAGCAGTAACGAAGAATTTGAAATCCGCCTCCGGACCCGGAATACCCCGGACGATCCCCTGAATTACCTGGGCGGACTGGAAAATTTCCTGCGGGATCTCCATGAGGCAAACAAAGTGCATGCGGCTTAATCACAGGCAATCCGCAGTAGACCCAGCACTCACCGAAGAATGATGCTCTTTCCGAAACCTGCTGTGACAAGTGGTGAATGCTGGTCTTTGAAGTACAACTTTTTCGGTGAGTGCTGGGCGGTCCGAAGCGAAACGCGGTGCGCATCTTACGCGGGGCATATGAGTGAGCAGGTCCCAGCACTCACTGGAACACTAGCTCTTCCCAAAACCTGATTTGTCAATTAAACCTGAAACACCGGGAGCAGAGTCATATTGTGGTGAGTGCTGGGTACCCACTGGTTGATAAGGGACGGTGATCTCCGGTGTCGCTGCCCGGGTTTTTAAAACAGTTTTTTTGGGACGTGGCCTTTGCCGACCTTGATGCCCGGGCCGATTATTATTTTATCATCGAGCGATTGCTGGAGTTGGGCAATGACCGGGCCATTCGCTGGGTGCTGGAACAATATACTGATGCCGAGTTGCTGGAAGTGATCAAAACCAGCCCCAGGCTTTCTGTCAAAACAGGTAGTTTCTGGCGCTGTTATTACCATTTGCAGGAGGATGAGCTTAGATGTTTGCGTCCGCCCTCCCACAGAGGGGACAAAAGGCACTGGAATTATTAAGTTCCGCCGGCTTGCTGCGGGATTTTTACCTGGCGGGCGGCACCGCACTGGCCCTGCATTTGGGGCACCGCCTTTCCGAAGACCTGGATTTTTTTTCGCCTTTCCGCGTGGATACCCTGTTGCTCAAGCAAAGGCTGCAGGAACTGGGAAAGTTTCAGCTGCTGGATGAGCAGTGGGGGACGCTGCACGGAATATTCCGGGAAACCAAAATGAGCTTTTTGTACTACCGCTATCCGTTGCTCTTTCCTCCTGCCCTTTTCCTGGACTGCAAGGTGGCTTGTCCCCAGGATATTGCCCCGATGAAAATAGAAGCCATTGCCTCCAGGGGGAGCAAAAAGGATTTTTTTGACCTTTATTTTATTAACCGGGAAATTGCGGACCTGCGCGAGTGCCTGGAACTTTACCGGCGCAAGTTTGCCGGAACCAACTTCAACCTGTATCATGTACTGAAAAGCCTCACTTATTTTGCCGATGCCGAAAAGGAGAGGAATCCCGTCCTGCTGCGCGACGTCGGCTGGGACCAGGTGAAGAAGCATTTTGAACGGGTGGTACCGCCGCTTTTACGTGAGGTTTGCATGGATTAGTATGGAGGCGGGCAGGGTTTTATTTTCCGGCGGCGAATATACTTATTAGAGGATAAATTCAGAATTTTTTTAATCCGGGACAGTGCTTTCGTCCCGGACAAAGGGGGTAACAGGAACGGTGAGGAAATTACTCTGGGAGCCGCCGGAAGAGAGAAAAAAACAGGCCAATATGACCCGATTCATGGAATTTGTAAACAAAAAGCACGGCCGCAATTTTACCACTTACAATGAACTCTACCAGTGGTCCATTGAAAACGCTCCCGCCTTCTGGGAGGCCATGTGGGAATTCGGGGGCATCATCGCCTCCCGTCCTTACGACCGGGTGGTGGAGAACTTCGAGGACATGCTGGGTTCCAGGTGGTTTGTGGGAGCGGAGCTGAACTTTGCCGAAAACCTGCTGCGTTACCGGGACGAACATACGGCCCTCATTTTTAAGGGGGAGGCCATGGAAGAGCCGGTGCGCCTGACCTACGCCGGGCTCTATGATCAGGTGGCCCGGCTGGCCAAATCCCTGCGGGAGATGGGTGTTACCGTAGGAGACCGGGTGGCGGGCTTCATGCCCAACATGATCGAAACCGTGGTCGCCATGCTGGCCACTACCAGCATCGGGGCCATCTGGTCCTCCTGCTCGCCGGATTTTGGCGTTAAAGGGGTGTACGACCGGTTCGGGCAGATCCAGCCCAGAGTGCTGTTTTGCGCCAATGGATATTCCTACAACGGCAAAACCTACGATTCCCTGGATAGGGTAGCCGGCATCGTAAAGGAAATCCCCAGCATCGAACGGGTCGTGGTGGTTCCCTATACGGGAAGGGAACCGGACATCAGCCGCGTGCCAAAGGCGGTGCACTACCAGGAATTTCTGGTCGCCGAAGAAGGATTGGAGATCGAATTCACCCGGCTGCCCTTTGACCACCCCGTATACATCCTCTATTCCTCCGGTACTACGGGTGTGCCGAAGTGCATTGTGCATGGCGCCGGGGGGACGTTAATCCAGCATTTAAAGGAATTGATCCTGCACACCGACCTGAAAAGGGAGGACACCATCTTTTATTTCACCACCTGCGGCTGGATGATGTGGAACTGGCTGGTCAGTTCCCTGGCCGTGGGGGCCACGGTGCTCCTCTTCGACGGCTCGCCCTTCTATCCCGAGGCGGGGGCCCTCTGGAAGCTGGCCCAGGACGAGGGGATCACCATCTTCGGGACCAGTGCCAAGTACCTGGCCTCCCTGGAGAAAGCCGGGGTGAAACCCGGGAAAAGCTATAACCTGAGCAAGCTGAAGGCCATCCTGTCCACCGGTTCACCCCTGCCGGTGGAAAGTTTTGAATATGTTTACCGGGATATCAAAGAGGATGTCTGCCTGTCCTCCATTTCCGGCGGGACGGACATCATCTCCTGCTTTGCCCTGGGCAACCCCATCGGGCCGGTGTATGCCGGGGAACTGCAGTGCCGGGGATTGGGCATGAAAGTGGAAAGTTACGACCCCGACGGGAAACCCCTGATCAACCGGAAGGGTGAGCTGGTCTGCACCGCCCCTTTCCCCTCCATGCCCGTCTACTTCTGGAACGATTCCGACAAGAAGAAGTACAGGAGCACCTACTTTGACGTCTATCCCAACGTGTGGCGTCACGGGGATTACGTGGAGATTACCGGTACCGGCGGCGTGATTATCTACGGCCGTTCCGACGCCACCTTAAACCCCGGCGGGGTGCGCATCGGCACGGCGGAGATTTACCGCGTGGTGGAATCCCTGCCCGAAATCCTGGACAGCATTGTGGTGGGTCAGGACTGGGAAAACGACGTGCGGGTGATCCTTTTTGTCAAGCTCCCCGAAGGTGTGGAACTAACCGGCCAGTTGATCAATAAAATCAAGACCGCCATTCGGGAAAACACGACGCCCCGCCACGTCCCGGCCAAGATCATTGCCGTCAAGGATATTCCCTACACCTTGAACGGCAAAAAGGTGGAAATGGCGGTGCGCAATGTCATCCACAACCAGCCGGTGCTGAACAAGGACGCCCTGGCCAACCCGGAG
Coding sequences within it:
- a CDS encoding NAD(P)-dependent malic enzyme produces the protein MDYYQKGIELVKKNRGKFEVVSKVTVKDLEDLSVAYTPGVAGPTLKVKENPQLAYSYTIKGSFVPVVTDGSAVLGLGNIGPEAAMVVMEGKAILLKAFAEIDAIPLCLGTLDVDEIVRTIKILEPTFGGIFLEDISAPRCFEVEERLRQELSIPVFHDDQHGTAIATAAALWNALKVVKKSINEIRVVINGAGASGYETARLLMTMGVRYMVVCDTSGAIYLGRPGGMNKYKRRLAQATNPWKIKTLEEAMVGADVFIGLSGPGVLNEKMVRSMSKDPIIFAMSNPIPEIFPDEAKEYGAKVVGTGRSDFKNQVNNLLAFPGVMRGALDVRAKTINDEMKIAAAKAIAGYVRDSELDPDHVTPCALEKELAFVVARAVAKAARDSGVARAI
- a CDS encoding NAD(P)-dependent malic enzyme encodes the protein MTLNEEAIEMHRKFHGKIEVGRKVSIDNEHDLSLAYTPGVAEPCRQIHAQKDLVYEYTAKGNLVAIVSDGTAVLGLGDIGPEAALPVMEGKALLFKQLAGVDAFPICVGSKDIDKIVETVKMLEPTFGGINLEDIAAPACFEIERRLKKEVSIPVFHDDQHGTAVVTAAGLFNALKVVGKEMSEVRVVINGCGAAGIAVANLLHYLGVRDIVLCDSKGVVYRGRTGLNKYKEEVASRTNPRGIKGRLADALSGADVFIGLSRPGLVTQDMVRSMAPGAVVFALANPVPEIMPDTALEAGAAVVATGRSDFPNQINNVLAFPGIFRGALDVRATDINEAMKVAAARAIAGLVTPGELGPGYIIPRPFDPRVAPAVAAAVAEAAMQTGVARLKLDPEQVARHTRELTARHGPGLTELRAS
- the pth gene encoding aminoacyl-tRNA hydrolase; the protein is MWLVVGLGNPGPEYARTRHNVGFMVVDRLARDLDIKIDRVFLRALVGQGQVAGQRLVLAKPLTYMNRSGEAVAALLNWYKLTPSQLLVVSDDLDLPTGRLRLRKSGGDGGHRGLRSIIELVGSREFARLRVGIGRPSGPDCEVVDWVLSRFTEEEGPLMEKAVADASKAVQVALTRGLDAAMNLFNAGRV
- the mfd gene encoding transcription-repair coupling factor, whose protein sequence is MRALLEPLQKSSEFKTLLAAVSRQAGQHLVFGLSGAQRSVVAAGLIDALGGPVLIITPGDSEASVLADDLTSLLPGIPVYLFPVWELLPYQVLAHGKEVLAQRLKALVALSRDEPCVVVAPLEAVLRRLSPPEVFRRAVIDLAVGQRVDLEGLVRRLVDVGYERVEMVEGPGQLALRGGILDVYPLTFEHPVRLEFFDDEVDSIRFFDADSQRSIDRTGAVSIPPARELVVTEESRARALDVLETEYRLQLKKVTESSTLEVRRRLEELGETAREQIASGGYYPGLDQFLPYFYRHPYTLLDYMPFANLTVVDDLIRIRELAESIFKERSETYSELLSAGRILPGQIHGYVQWQQIEQQLHRRKTVYFSLLTRQPQHLMALDVVTFSTRGMHSFLGRLDVLADEVRHWRKSGYAVVMLLSTEERARHLAEELRNAGLDAYVTGSLDRPVTPGNIALAAGRLSGGFELVSGRLVVITEADIYGQRWKRTQRVRARTAGRPEPLTDLKVGDYVVHVNHGIGRYMGIVSLNIGGVQKDYLLIKYAGEDKLYVPTDQVGLIQKYLGAEAETPRLSRLGGAEWSRVKGRVKEAVREMAQELLALYAARQALPGHAFSPDTPWQQEFEATFPYQETPDQLRAIQEVKADMERPRPMDRLLCGDVGYGKTEVALRAAFKAVMDGKQVAVLVPTTILAQQHYNTFRERFAGFPVTIEVLSRFRTPKEQRQVLAGLASGQVDIVIGTHRLVQDDVVFKDLGLLVVDEEQRFGVAHKEKLKRLKQDVDVLTLTATPIPRTLHMSLVGVRDTSLLETPPENRFPVQTYVLEEDPVLIREAIRREMGRGGQVYFVHNRVMDLDQVAAWLQGLVPEARIAVAHGQMKEEELEQIMLDFMDGAYDVLVCTTIIESGLDIPNVNTLIVKDANNFGLAQLYQLRGRVGRSNRLAYAYFTFRRDRVLNEMAEKRLAAIREFTEFGSGYKIAMRDLEIRGAGNLLGAEQHGHIAAVGFDLYCRLLEEAVREARGEAPEKVVETSIELPVEAYIPDTYVRDADQKVDLYRRLAVVRREEQVSELEDELVDRFGDPPQPVCTLLTVARLRALASSLGIKSITAQPGSFRLVFAPEHNLRGEALVEISKQYTNRVKFSSSNEEFEIRLRTRNTPDDPLNYLGGLENFLRDLHEANKVHAA
- a CDS encoding DUF6922 domain-containing protein; translated protein: MSLPGFLKQFFWDVAFADLDARADYYFIIERLLELGNDRAIRWVLEQYTDAELLEVIKTSPRLSVKTGSFWRCYYHLQEDELRCLRPPSHRGDKRHWNY
- a CDS encoding nucleotidyl transferase AbiEii/AbiGii toxin family protein, producing MFASALPQRGQKALELLSSAGLLRDFYLAGGTALALHLGHRLSEDLDFFSPFRVDTLLLKQRLQELGKFQLLDEQWGTLHGIFRETKMSFLYYRYPLLFPPALFLDCKVACPQDIAPMKIEAIASRGSKKDFFDLYFINREIADLRECLELYRRKFAGTNFNLYHVLKSLTYFADAEKERNPVLLRDVGWDQVKKHFERVVPPLLREVCMD
- a CDS encoding acetoacetate--CoA ligase, coding for MRKLLWEPPEERKKQANMTRFMEFVNKKHGRNFTTYNELYQWSIENAPAFWEAMWEFGGIIASRPYDRVVENFEDMLGSRWFVGAELNFAENLLRYRDEHTALIFKGEAMEEPVRLTYAGLYDQVARLAKSLREMGVTVGDRVAGFMPNMIETVVAMLATTSIGAIWSSCSPDFGVKGVYDRFGQIQPRVLFCANGYSYNGKTYDSLDRVAGIVKEIPSIERVVVVPYTGREPDISRVPKAVHYQEFLVAEEGLEIEFTRLPFDHPVYILYSSGTTGVPKCIVHGAGGTLIQHLKELILHTDLKREDTIFYFTTCGWMMWNWLVSSLAVGATVLLFDGSPFYPEAGALWKLAQDEGITIFGTSAKYLASLEKAGVKPGKSYNLSKLKAILSTGSPLPVESFEYVYRDIKEDVCLSSISGGTDIISCFALGNPIGPVYAGELQCRGLGMKVESYDPDGKPLINRKGELVCTAPFPSMPVYFWNDSDKKKYRSTYFDVYPNVWRHGDYVEITGTGGVIIYGRSDATLNPGGVRIGTAEIYRVVESLPEILDSIVVGQDWENDVRVILFVKLPEGVELTGQLINKIKTAIRENTTPRHVPAKIIAVKDIPYTLNGKKVEMAVRNVIHNQPVLNKDALANPEALEYFKNLSELQS